The following proteins are co-located in the Ailuropoda melanoleuca isolate Jingjing chromosome 13, ASM200744v2, whole genome shotgun sequence genome:
- the ANKEF1 gene encoding ankyrin repeat and EF-hand domain-containing protein 1 isoform X2 produces the protein MGCTPTMRAAELGHELSMEILAKAKADMTIVDNEGKGILFYCILPTKRHYRCALIALENGADVNNSTYEGRPIFLRACEEAHDVKDTCLTFLEKGANPNAMNSSTGRTALMEASREGVIELVRGILERGGEVNAFDNERKQAAHFAAKGGFFDILKLLFAYNGDMGLIAMDGNTPLHYAAMGGFADCCKYIAQRGCDLKWKNLEHKTPRTVAKEGGFKAASKEIQRAERTANKLARPGAKNPNPLWALRLHDWSLEHETFLREAFSFVDRGDGTVSKEDFVLTLEERQEYVTSEQLAMIAQFHEKLRGAGVNINDFFKGTRYLSKSYVLGSYGPKKKKKGMAKKPKKGKYVLPLPICIIPDHVFPRWSDGGPPYYMIETYKNVTDSSRFNRDRPPEHPIQDDSAWYIDDPPKIFSNINFITKAGDLASLKKAFESGTPVDMKDNYYKTPLMTACATGNIDAVKFLLEKGANVNATDNFLWTPLHFACHAGQQDIVELLVKAGAVIDALSINNSTPLSRAIESCRLDTVKYLLDIGAKFQLEDRKGHTAMDIAKAYADYRIISLIQEKLDNLPKQAENQKMKGKPPPKAKTEGPEVKKEEEPLLSVYTIPTLSEEKKMRKDNVVSLNSLITSGYTKKVDITFIPRRLWSPEATTAELIRKRELRRERFTYEADFEDFMMPFQKNITEKAKALEAAFRI, from the exons ATGGGCTGTACTCCAACAATGAGGGCTGCAGAACTGGGGCATGAATTGTCCATGGAAATATTAGCCAAGGCAAAGGCTGAcatgactatagttgataatgaAGGAAAAG GTATTTTGTTTTACTGCATTTTACCTACTAAGCGGCATTATCGTTGTGCATTGATTGCCCTGGAAAATGGCGCAGATGTCAACAACTCTACCTATGAAGGAAGACCAATATTTCTTAGAGCTTGTGAAGAAGCACATGATGTTAAGGACACGTGCCTGACATTTTTGGAAAAGGGAGCCAATCCAAATGCTATGAACTCA TCCACAGGTCGAACGGCCTTAATGGAAGCATCAAGAGAAGGAGTGATAGAACTAGTTCGAGGTATTTTGGAAAGAGGAGGTGAAGTGAATGCCTTTGACAATGAGAGAAAACAAGCTGCACATTTTGCTGCCAAAGGAGGCTTTTTTGAT atattgaAGCTTCTCTTTGCTTACAATGGAGACATGGGGCTGATTGCCATGGATGGGAACACACCACTTCATTATGCTGCCATGGGTGGTTTTGCCGATTGCTGTAAATATATAGCTCAGCGAG GATGTGACCTGAAATGGAAGAACTTAGAACATAAAACGCCCAGGACTGTGGCCAAGGAAGGCGGCTTCAAAGCAGCGAGCAAAGAAATACAGCGGGCAGAGCGGACCGCTAATAAGCTAGCCCGGCCAGGAGCCAAAAATCCAAATCCGCTCTGGGCCCTGAGACTTCACGACTGGTCGCTGGAACATGAGACTTTCCTTCGGGAAGCCTTTTCGTTTGTGGACAGAGGCGATGGGACAGTCAGCAAGGAGGACTTCGTGTTGACGCTGGAGGAGAGGCAAGAATATGTGACCTCAGAACAGCTGGCTATGATAGCTCAATTTCATGAAAAATTGCGGGGAGCTGGGGTCAAcattaatgatttctttaaagGAACCAGGTACTTGAGTAAGTCTTATGTCTTGGGGTCCTATGGgcctaagaaaaagaaaaaagggatggccaaaaagccaaagaaaggcaaatatgtCTTACCCCTCCCAATCTGCATCATCCCCGACCACGTGTTTCCCCGCTGGAGTGACGGCGGGCCGCCCTATTACATGATTGAAACCTACAAGAACGTAACAGATAGCAGTCGGTTTAACCGAGACCGGCCACCGGAACACCCTATTCAGGATGACTCTGCTTGGTACATTGATGATCCAccgaagatattttcaaatattaatttcatcACCAAGGCAGGAGACCTGGCTTCTCTGAAAAAGGCGTTTGAATCAGGAACACCTGTGGATATGAAGGATAATTATTACAAAACACCGCTGATGACCGCGTGTGCCACTGGAAACATAGACGCCGTCAAGTTTCTTCTTGAAAAGGG GGCTAACGTTAATGCAACAGATAATTTCCTGTGGACCCCGCTTCATTTTGCATGCCATGCAGGCCAACAAGACATTGTTGAGCTTCTTGTTAAAGCCGGAGCGGTGATAGATGCACTCTCCATTAACAACTCCACTCCTTTGAGCAGAGCCATCGAGAGCTGTAGACTGGATACCGTGAAGTACCTCCTTGATATTGGCGCTAAATTCCAGCTGGAAGATAGAAAAG GCCATACTGCCATGGATATTGCAAAGGCGTATGCTGACTATAGAATAATTAGTTTGATTCAAGAAAAGCTGGATAACCTgccaaaacaagcagaaaatcaaaaaatgaaGGGCAAGCCACCTCCTAAAGCGAAGACTGAAGGCCCTGAAGTTAAGAAGGAAGAG GAACCACTTTTATCTGTTTATACCATACCAACTCtatcagaggaaaagaaaatgcgtAAGGATAATGTGGTTTCTCTCAATTCATTGATTACCAGTGGTTATACCAAGAAAGTGGATATCACATTTATTCCACGGAGG CTCTGGAGTCCTGAAGCCACAACAGCAGAACTGATCAGAAAAAGGGAGCTGAGGCGAGAGAGGTTCACTTACGAGGCGGACTTTGAGGACTTCATGATGCCCTTTCAGAAGAACATCACAGAAAAAGCTAAAGCCTTGGAAGCCGCCTTCAGGATCTAA
- the ANKEF1 gene encoding ankyrin repeat and EF-hand domain-containing protein 1 isoform X3 has translation MKEKSTGRTALMEASREGVIELVRGILERGGEVNAFDNERKQAAHFAAKGGFFDILKLLFAYNGDMGLIAMDGNTPLHYAAMGGFADCCKYIAQRGCDLKWKNLEHKTPRTVAKEGGFKAASKEIQRAERTANKLARPGAKNPNPLWALRLHDWSLEHETFLREAFSFVDRGDGTVSKEDFVLTLEERQEYVTSEQLAMIAQFHEKLRGAGVNINDFFKGTRYLSKSYVLGSYGPKKKKKGMAKKPKKGKYVLPLPICIIPDHVFPRWSDGGPPYYMIETYKNVTDSSRFNRDRPPEHPIQDDSAWYIDDPPKIFSNINFITKAGDLASLKKAFESGTPVDMKDNYYKTPLMTACATGNIDAVKFLLEKGANVNATDNFLWTPLHFACHAGQQDIVELLVKAGAVIDALSINNSTPLSRAIESCRLDTVKYLLDIGAKFQLEDRKGHTAMDIAKAYADYRIISLIQEKLDNLPKQAENQKMKGKPPPKAKTEGPEVKKEEEPLLSVYTIPTLSEEKKMRKDNVVSLNSLITSGYTKKVDITFIPRRLWSPEATTAELIRKRELRRERFTYEADFEDFMMPFQKNITEKAKALEAAFRI, from the exons atgaAGGAAAAG TCCACAGGTCGAACGGCCTTAATGGAAGCATCAAGAGAAGGAGTGATAGAACTAGTTCGAGGTATTTTGGAAAGAGGAGGTGAAGTGAATGCCTTTGACAATGAGAGAAAACAAGCTGCACATTTTGCTGCCAAAGGAGGCTTTTTTGAT atattgaAGCTTCTCTTTGCTTACAATGGAGACATGGGGCTGATTGCCATGGATGGGAACACACCACTTCATTATGCTGCCATGGGTGGTTTTGCCGATTGCTGTAAATATATAGCTCAGCGAG GATGTGACCTGAAATGGAAGAACTTAGAACATAAAACGCCCAGGACTGTGGCCAAGGAAGGCGGCTTCAAAGCAGCGAGCAAAGAAATACAGCGGGCAGAGCGGACCGCTAATAAGCTAGCCCGGCCAGGAGCCAAAAATCCAAATCCGCTCTGGGCCCTGAGACTTCACGACTGGTCGCTGGAACATGAGACTTTCCTTCGGGAAGCCTTTTCGTTTGTGGACAGAGGCGATGGGACAGTCAGCAAGGAGGACTTCGTGTTGACGCTGGAGGAGAGGCAAGAATATGTGACCTCAGAACAGCTGGCTATGATAGCTCAATTTCATGAAAAATTGCGGGGAGCTGGGGTCAAcattaatgatttctttaaagGAACCAGGTACTTGAGTAAGTCTTATGTCTTGGGGTCCTATGGgcctaagaaaaagaaaaaagggatggccaaaaagccaaagaaaggcaaatatgtCTTACCCCTCCCAATCTGCATCATCCCCGACCACGTGTTTCCCCGCTGGAGTGACGGCGGGCCGCCCTATTACATGATTGAAACCTACAAGAACGTAACAGATAGCAGTCGGTTTAACCGAGACCGGCCACCGGAACACCCTATTCAGGATGACTCTGCTTGGTACATTGATGATCCAccgaagatattttcaaatattaatttcatcACCAAGGCAGGAGACCTGGCTTCTCTGAAAAAGGCGTTTGAATCAGGAACACCTGTGGATATGAAGGATAATTATTACAAAACACCGCTGATGACCGCGTGTGCCACTGGAAACATAGACGCCGTCAAGTTTCTTCTTGAAAAGGG GGCTAACGTTAATGCAACAGATAATTTCCTGTGGACCCCGCTTCATTTTGCATGCCATGCAGGCCAACAAGACATTGTTGAGCTTCTTGTTAAAGCCGGAGCGGTGATAGATGCACTCTCCATTAACAACTCCACTCCTTTGAGCAGAGCCATCGAGAGCTGTAGACTGGATACCGTGAAGTACCTCCTTGATATTGGCGCTAAATTCCAGCTGGAAGATAGAAAAG GCCATACTGCCATGGATATTGCAAAGGCGTATGCTGACTATAGAATAATTAGTTTGATTCAAGAAAAGCTGGATAACCTgccaaaacaagcagaaaatcaaaaaatgaaGGGCAAGCCACCTCCTAAAGCGAAGACTGAAGGCCCTGAAGTTAAGAAGGAAGAG GAACCACTTTTATCTGTTTATACCATACCAACTCtatcagaggaaaagaaaatgcgtAAGGATAATGTGGTTTCTCTCAATTCATTGATTACCAGTGGTTATACCAAGAAAGTGGATATCACATTTATTCCACGGAGG CTCTGGAGTCCTGAAGCCACAACAGCAGAACTGATCAGAAAAAGGGAGCTGAGGCGAGAGAGGTTCACTTACGAGGCGGACTTTGAGGACTTCATGATGCCCTTTCAGAAGAACATCACAGAAAAAGCTAAAGCCTTGGAAGCCGCCTTCAGGATCTAA
- the ANKEF1 gene encoding ankyrin repeat and EF-hand domain-containing protein 1 isoform X1, protein MALADKRLKNLQIYKVLQCVRNKDTKQIEKLIRLGYPELINFTDPLNGHSALHLASVSNDVDMVSFLLSLGAHPDVQDKMGCTPTMRAAELGHELSMEILAKAKADMTIVDNEGKGILFYCILPTKRHYRCALIALENGADVNNSTYEGRPIFLRACEEAHDVKDTCLTFLEKGANPNAMNSSTGRTALMEASREGVIELVRGILERGGEVNAFDNERKQAAHFAAKGGFFDILKLLFAYNGDMGLIAMDGNTPLHYAAMGGFADCCKYIAQRGCDLKWKNLEHKTPRTVAKEGGFKAASKEIQRAERTANKLARPGAKNPNPLWALRLHDWSLEHETFLREAFSFVDRGDGTVSKEDFVLTLEERQEYVTSEQLAMIAQFHEKLRGAGVNINDFFKGTRYLSKSYVLGSYGPKKKKKGMAKKPKKGKYVLPLPICIIPDHVFPRWSDGGPPYYMIETYKNVTDSSRFNRDRPPEHPIQDDSAWYIDDPPKIFSNINFITKAGDLASLKKAFESGTPVDMKDNYYKTPLMTACATGNIDAVKFLLEKGANVNATDNFLWTPLHFACHAGQQDIVELLVKAGAVIDALSINNSTPLSRAIESCRLDTVKYLLDIGAKFQLEDRKGHTAMDIAKAYADYRIISLIQEKLDNLPKQAENQKMKGKPPPKAKTEGPEVKKEEEPLLSVYTIPTLSEEKKMRKDNVVSLNSLITSGYTKKVDITFIPRRLWSPEATTAELIRKRELRRERFTYEADFEDFMMPFQKNITEKAKALEAAFRI, encoded by the exons ATGGCTTTAGCAGATAAGAGGCTCAAGAACTTGCAGATCTACAAAGTTCTTCAGTGTGTTCGGAACAAAGACACGAAGCAGATAGAAAAGCTCATCAGGCTTGGATACCCTGAACTAATCAATTTCACAGACCCCCTCAATGGACATAGTGCTCTGcacttggcctcagtttccaatGACGTCGACATGGTCAGCTTTCTCCTTAGCCTTGGTGCCCATCCTGATGTGCAAGACAAGATGGGCTGTACTCCAACAATGAGGGCTGCAGAACTGGGGCATGAATTGTCCATGGAAATATTAGCCAAGGCAAAGGCTGAcatgactatagttgataatgaAGGAAAAG GTATTTTGTTTTACTGCATTTTACCTACTAAGCGGCATTATCGTTGTGCATTGATTGCCCTGGAAAATGGCGCAGATGTCAACAACTCTACCTATGAAGGAAGACCAATATTTCTTAGAGCTTGTGAAGAAGCACATGATGTTAAGGACACGTGCCTGACATTTTTGGAAAAGGGAGCCAATCCAAATGCTATGAACTCA TCCACAGGTCGAACGGCCTTAATGGAAGCATCAAGAGAAGGAGTGATAGAACTAGTTCGAGGTATTTTGGAAAGAGGAGGTGAAGTGAATGCCTTTGACAATGAGAGAAAACAAGCTGCACATTTTGCTGCCAAAGGAGGCTTTTTTGAT atattgaAGCTTCTCTTTGCTTACAATGGAGACATGGGGCTGATTGCCATGGATGGGAACACACCACTTCATTATGCTGCCATGGGTGGTTTTGCCGATTGCTGTAAATATATAGCTCAGCGAG GATGTGACCTGAAATGGAAGAACTTAGAACATAAAACGCCCAGGACTGTGGCCAAGGAAGGCGGCTTCAAAGCAGCGAGCAAAGAAATACAGCGGGCAGAGCGGACCGCTAATAAGCTAGCCCGGCCAGGAGCCAAAAATCCAAATCCGCTCTGGGCCCTGAGACTTCACGACTGGTCGCTGGAACATGAGACTTTCCTTCGGGAAGCCTTTTCGTTTGTGGACAGAGGCGATGGGACAGTCAGCAAGGAGGACTTCGTGTTGACGCTGGAGGAGAGGCAAGAATATGTGACCTCAGAACAGCTGGCTATGATAGCTCAATTTCATGAAAAATTGCGGGGAGCTGGGGTCAAcattaatgatttctttaaagGAACCAGGTACTTGAGTAAGTCTTATGTCTTGGGGTCCTATGGgcctaagaaaaagaaaaaagggatggccaaaaagccaaagaaaggcaaatatgtCTTACCCCTCCCAATCTGCATCATCCCCGACCACGTGTTTCCCCGCTGGAGTGACGGCGGGCCGCCCTATTACATGATTGAAACCTACAAGAACGTAACAGATAGCAGTCGGTTTAACCGAGACCGGCCACCGGAACACCCTATTCAGGATGACTCTGCTTGGTACATTGATGATCCAccgaagatattttcaaatattaatttcatcACCAAGGCAGGAGACCTGGCTTCTCTGAAAAAGGCGTTTGAATCAGGAACACCTGTGGATATGAAGGATAATTATTACAAAACACCGCTGATGACCGCGTGTGCCACTGGAAACATAGACGCCGTCAAGTTTCTTCTTGAAAAGGG GGCTAACGTTAATGCAACAGATAATTTCCTGTGGACCCCGCTTCATTTTGCATGCCATGCAGGCCAACAAGACATTGTTGAGCTTCTTGTTAAAGCCGGAGCGGTGATAGATGCACTCTCCATTAACAACTCCACTCCTTTGAGCAGAGCCATCGAGAGCTGTAGACTGGATACCGTGAAGTACCTCCTTGATATTGGCGCTAAATTCCAGCTGGAAGATAGAAAAG GCCATACTGCCATGGATATTGCAAAGGCGTATGCTGACTATAGAATAATTAGTTTGATTCAAGAAAAGCTGGATAACCTgccaaaacaagcagaaaatcaaaaaatgaaGGGCAAGCCACCTCCTAAAGCGAAGACTGAAGGCCCTGAAGTTAAGAAGGAAGAG GAACCACTTTTATCTGTTTATACCATACCAACTCtatcagaggaaaagaaaatgcgtAAGGATAATGTGGTTTCTCTCAATTCATTGATTACCAGTGGTTATACCAAGAAAGTGGATATCACATTTATTCCACGGAGG CTCTGGAGTCCTGAAGCCACAACAGCAGAACTGATCAGAAAAAGGGAGCTGAGGCGAGAGAGGTTCACTTACGAGGCGGACTTTGAGGACTTCATGATGCCCTTTCAGAAGAACATCACAGAAAAAGCTAAAGCCTTGGAAGCCGCCTTCAGGATCTAA